The sequence below is a genomic window from Pseudorasbora parva isolate DD20220531a chromosome 4, ASM2467924v1, whole genome shotgun sequence.
GAGTTATATTCATAAAATCTTGATGTTTCCaagttttataatggcagtgatggGGCTCATGAAAAAGTAcatccatccataataaacGTACTTTAGATGGATCTGGGTGGGTTAATaaagccttctgaagtgaagtgcttgtgtaagaaaaatatccatatttaacatgttacaAAGTAAAACATCTAGCATCTGCCAGACCACATTCCATATTCATTTTAGGAAAAAGCGTAACTGACACAACATGATGTAGGACCCCCATAGGCATCACATTTTCTCTCCAAGTTGAATATGTAAGGCAGATGCTAGACATTTtactttaagttttaaatatggatattattATACAAAGACCCATCAATTAATTTctaaaggcatttattaacccgATGGATGGATACACTGTTTTAGGTTCAAACTCGTGAGCCCTgtccactgccattataaagcttggaaacatcaggatatttattaatacaactctgattgtgttcatcagaaaaaataaagtcatatacacTTAGAATGGCATGAGGGTGATTAAAGCATGGggtattttcattttaaagtgaactaatcctttaacttGAAATCGAAAACACGAGATAGAGAACATGAAAAACATTACACAATGGCAAATTGTATAAATATACAATTGGGTaacaaaacaatcaaactagaaactgaataaaaaaagttaaaacaaTAATCAAGTTACAAGACAACCCTATTAAACCCATCACATGGCAGGAAATAACAgaatacaaaaaaaaggaagtgggaataaacaaataagaatAAGACAGCTACAGTAGAGCTACTGTATCTTCACAGAATTGGACAACATAATGTTGTCATTAGGTAGTTACCCCTCAACATTAGTGGTTAAATTTATTTTGAGTTGCtagtttaaatgttaatttatgtgtttgtgttctGTGCATGAATTATTCatttgtccttttttttttatgtttctgaCTTCCggcatttttatatttcagcTTTACGTGGACAGCTTCTCGTTTGGACCGCAACATCATTACAGTCCTGACTGGGCAGGCCGTTGAAACTTTTGACAAGGAGTTCCGTGAACTGTACTTGTACTCGCTTGGGGTCAACCTCTCCAAGATTCCTTTGGGTGACCTTCCGGAGCCTGACCCTGCCCCAATTGCCGTTCCTCCCCCCGTTTCCGCAGCTGTTGCGAGAAAACTAATTAACCCCAAATATGCTTTGGTTAATGTAGATACAGCAAGCAAATCTTCTTCAGACAAAGCTAGTGCCAAGAAAAATAATCCTTTGGTCCAGATTCCAAAGCCTCAACAGGAGTTGCAACAGCACCCAGGGCTTGTAGGCTTGCCCAAAGCAGATCTCATTCTCTACTTGCCCATCTGGCCCGAGCCAGACCCATCCAGTGATGTTATTGGGTATATTAATATCCGTGACACAAACAAGCCAACACAAGTGCATTTAATGCGCTCGCAAATGTTTGAAACATCTCAAGCGATCCGCTTTAAAGACCCTTTTACTGGACCACCTGAGAAACCACTACCAGATAAGGCAACTCCTCGTCTTACAGCAGCACAGTTGTCTAAAGCAAATGCTGTAGATGCACATGTTCAATCAAGTGCCCAGCTTCAGCCGGAGACAGATGCCCTTCAAGAAACACTAGCCAATACAGCCGATTCGCCAAGCTCTCCAATCCAGCAACAAGACCCCAAACCCAACCTTACTCCACAAGAGCAGAAGCCCAACCATGAACCAGCAGAGGTCCAACAGACTTCAGATCTGCCTGTTCCCAAACCACGCACCCTTCAGTTGGTGGTTAATATGGCGGAAGGCTCTGGAGATGCAGAAATCACTTTAGTCAGAAGGGAGGAAAACCAGCCGAAGGATGCACACATGGATGCTCAAGCCAACGACGCAGACAGCACCGCTGTGATCTGTGCACATTCATTAAAGGATAAAGATGAGAATTCCACAATGTCAGATGAATACTTTGAATGCAGTGACTCTGACGGCAGTGACAAACTCCCTAACGGAAGGATAACGGGTTCCGGTCGTGTTGGAGAACACAGCCCTAATGCTCTTAACGTGATGGCCCGCTTCTCTCAATCCATGCTGGACTTGCGATCGGATGACGTTGAGCTGGATTTCCAAAGCACTGCTGAGAGAAATCTACTGAACATGCAGAgaagaaacaaaacaaaggtAGGTAGGACTTTGATTTAGTATGCATGAATGTGAAAGTGCTTTTTATCAGATTTGGCTCTCCACTCTACCAGTCCTTAGACCTGGGAGTGTCTCAAATAGATAAAAAGAAGCCAGGCATGTGCATTAAGGAACGCACAAGGGTGTGTCCATGTGCGTTACCTGGactctgttgacattttctGCATGCCTTAACCTGCTTTAATTGCTAAAACACATGTATGGGGGTTATGGGTGGGAGGAGTGTATGTAAATGAAGTTGAGAAGATGAGAATAGGAGAATAACATGTTTGACAGATCCTCCTTTCTAGTGGGATTTCCCTATGAAAGTAGTAGTTTGTTTGCGTCTAGAGTTAAAGATGACTGGAACCTTTCTAGGGATGTACAATATATTGGCTATCTGTGAATATttctcatttatttaattatttctcATTCAGTTAATAttgtctgtgtgtatatatacatataaatgctTCCATTAATTAtgatgtaaaaatatttcaaaaccaAAAACATTTTCGGGGGCATAAAAATATCCTGCTTAAGGTTGTAGCTGGTTTTTATATGGTTTCTAGCTGGTTTAGAATAGAGTTACTTTTTCTAGGCCTGATAGTCCACCTTGGACCACCAACAAACCAGCTACCATGTACCAAAAACCAACTTCACCACCTTAAGCTGGAACTGATTCTCTAGGTAGGATTAAAAGGTGACAAAGCTTACACAGAAGATGACATAGCACTGAATTTTTTCAGCACTAGCGGATACAGCAGCTGGAGCGTGTGTGTATTACCTGGGTAGAGCGCCCTGCTGATCATGCCAGGTAGGATGATGAAGATCATGGGAAGCATCTTGAGATAGCTGGCAAAGATGGATGCCCCTTTGGCGTGACTCATATTCTTGGCTGACAGGGACCTCTGCACGATTACCTGCCAAAGATCAACCAACATTACTTTTTCTTTACTGAATTCTTGTTGAAAAATTCATCAGAACCATTTGAAATCATGCCTGAAGGCTGTTTATAATTTTTCTTATTCACATATACCTTCCTCCCTTTTAGCTTTACCAGATGGTCTCCAGGTCACCTGTTCGAGACGCTTATGGCCGGGCCAAAGTGGTGATTGCAAAACCCGGAGTGTTCCATAGACCCCCTAAAAGCAGCGGCCATGTAATTGGGGGCCACAGGTACTGGCAGGGGAAGATGCATGGCCATGAACTCCCATTAAGTGGATCAGGCCAGCAAAACCTAAAGCGTTCTGGTCGGTCCCCCAGGAGACAAAACCCCACCTATATGATAGAAGGACTGCGCACAAACCAATCACCCGCTCAGCGGCTCATGCACTCTCAATCTCTCTCCCCTGCTCATCGGGCCTCTCAAACAAAGTCTCCGTCTCCTCGTAGACGGGTCGAGACTCGCACGCCATTAGGAATCTCTTTATCTAAGCTCGCCAGTTTCAAAACCCTCAGGGGGAAGGTTCCAGTGAACACGTCTGGTTTTGCTTTGGGGGATAAATTGTTGACACATAGTCACAATGCAAATTAACTGATTTGTAGTGGCTTTCTTCccgtaaaaaacaacaactttgtATTGAGTACAAAGGCATGAATGTGTAATGATGTAGCCACCAGTCTCCACTGATAAAGGCTTTTCAAATGGAGTTCAACTGGATCTAAACTGACACAAGCGTTACAGTGGCACACAAACACTGACTTTTTCTGGACTGTGGCAAGGAGCCTTACTCTCTATTATCatgtttttggggaatctgcaAGGGAATTTGGTGGTGGATTTATGTCCGTGGTGATGGCAATTTCACATTCACCTCTAATTTAGAATCTCGGATTGTGGGAAAAGGACATTGAAAAGTTTGTTACAGTATGATCTGAAAGtgggttattttttaaaatgcacataATAATATTCTGAGTCTCCAGTTGTCCCTGGTTTTATCAGAGGAGATCAAGGCCTGTTCACAGAATAGATGTTTTGTGTGAAAATTCGTTACTGAACGGCTTTTAATGCTTGCTGTCAATGCTATTTTTCCACTAACATCTCTTCCATCAGATTgcaaagaaaaaacaaacatattttttttaagtttaaaaggTTTGCGCTTTAGGTCACATGCCGAGAGTTGCTGTTGTTACATAAAACAAGGACTCTGGTGAACACAAACAGACTGTTTTGCTTAGAAACCTTTACTTGAATAAACCTGGGTATTTCAGTTTTTTATAAGCGCCACCTACTGTCAGAAGTAAGTTATATCTTCATTCAGCCCATCTGCCTTTTTTTTCATtctcattgtaaaaaaaaaatgcatgctaAAATTGGACCACATTTTCATGTCAAACATTTGTTCTGGTGTGAACAAGCCTTCTGCTTTTGAGTTGGAGTCAAGACCAAACCCTTCAACATCCAAACAAGACCTTATTTCTTATTCCGAAAACGCTGAACTTACTGCAGAATTCATTTCATATACTGAGCCACTTTGCACAGTGGTGAACTGTGCTCATGGCCCTTAGCCAAGACCCACAACAAGACTTTTTAAGATTTGAGCCCACAACCAGAGGACCTACGGTAATAAGACTCGGACCAAAACTTTTATTGGGTCTTGAGGGGACTCCAACTCTGTCAGTATTTTTTAggaatttaataatttatcttCTGATTATGTTTTTTCACCTTCCAAGGAGGTttggaaaaaaatgctttttaggGATGTGATGTGCACTATATTTTGAAGAAGGAAAGTATTATAACATTAGTTATTACTCAAAAAGcttatgtttttaaataaatgatctTAAAAAGTCATTACACACTGATTCCTATGGTTTCTGTGAGGATATACTTGAATCATTTGGTGATGTTTTTGGTGACACAGGAGTCAAAATAGACTTTAGTCAGGGCAGTTGTACTTATTTGACGCAAATCCCTCATGGCCTTGTTTTCATTGCGTCAAATTAGATGGGTTTACCCTACCTTGACTTAGGTCCATTTCGGGCTTGGTagattgttttttcttttttaaattgtagtcTTTGTGGCAAACATATCTCATAGCAGAATGCAACTCGCAATGCAAAACACATTTGCAGTACTGTCTTTGATGTGAAGCTTTTTAcatttgtgtgagaaacaggGTAAGCTGATTATCTATTTTTGAGAGTAAGAGTGTGTTTTAGCATACCTGATCAGTGCACCAGTACCATGTTGCAATAATAGTTAATCCCAGTGTCATGCCTGGCCAGGGTAGGTCTCCGTGAACAGGGTCTCTGAACAGGTGCATGGCATCAGCCCTGGGCAGgtgacatgttgtgtttgggATGATCTTAGATGGCACCGCTTTCAAATACACACTCTCCAGGTTATTGTAGCCTCCAATTTTATTGAATGCTGTAACGTACAGAAATACATATCAGCTAAATCTACTACAATTTTGGGTTAAAAAGTAGAGGTCTGGCATAAAAATGTATCTTGATAACGTCAAAAAAACAACATGGCGTCAAAAAGCAATGTATATTTTGAATTGATtccaattaaaaatattatttaaatttctCTAACTTGTTTAGACTTGCGTGtgtcattgtgtgtgtgcatgcatttttttccatttcaatTTCAGTTCTTTAAAACCTTTACAGATGGTTTTCTGTAAGTGGGTAAAGACAGTCATGGgattttccacatctccatGCAAACCAGCTGTGCAggtttttaaagtgttttaatgTGTCCCAACCAGACTGGTCGATTAACCTCTCTCTTTGAGAAAAATGTGAGGTGCGTTTTTGTGAACAGCTGTGTTGAGTGACTGGGACATTTTGTTGTTACAGCCACAGTGAAATCTGCTGCACATTACACCAACTAcgttgttattttattgtgcagCATTTTCACTTTCACTGACAAAGGACAAATTCCGAATTTCAAATTCCATCATAAGGTGAAAGTTTGATCGTTATCTTGATTGCCCCATTCATCTTTATTGGCATCCATCACAAACCTTTTAACATATATGGAACCTTTTCACTGCACTGAAGGTTCTTTACAGTGGAAGGAGGAGATCTTTAGATTATAAAATGTTGTTCACACTAAGAAAAAAAGTGATTATTTCAAGAATTTGAAGTTTCTTTAGTGAACCCAAAATAGATATTCTATGGCATCATTACAGAAACCTtcttttggaacctttatttttttaaattgtggaaatgttgttgtttttgattAAAGCTATGGTTTATGGTATGTGGTGAATATTCAAAATTGTATGCattttaagattaattaatgGTGTTACATTTTATGCATTTGTGCAAATATAATCTTTTATTGCAGTATTTGTTTTAGGCTATCtggaaaattattattaattttataattattattattttacacttTTGGATCCAAAATCAtgattaactagttgcttatttgCATGCATATAGGCTATtgcctgtttattagtacttataaagcacatattaatggtttattctgcatgaccatattcttcATCCCCAAAACCCAATAACTAAAATTAGCAGCTACCTTACTAACAATTAATAAGAAATAATTAGGGGTTTATTGAGGcggaagtcatagttaataatCAGGCCTAGTTAATAGTGAtaattggaccctaatctaaagtgtgaccaaaacATTTTAACCATCCATGCTATTTGTTTAGATGTATGCTGTTGTGTTCATGCTattgattaattatttattaactatttaattttttgagcaatattgatttatttatttggaaaagAGATAAATAATTGAACCACATTTGCAATCTCGcctttattattactattatttattgTAGTATTTTCATCATCAATAGgtaattttacaatatataccCTTCTGGTTTCACCGACAAGGCTTAACTAAGAGATAGTTTAAATAGAATTAGACCCTATTGATgtgcattatacaagcaacggttgaagttaaaatcttcatttgtgttctactgaagaaacagacacacctacatcttgattgccctgggggtaagcagataaacatcatattttcatttttgggtgaactatccctttaagattgttgttttaacagaaagaaacttgcactgacatctcttaaaatatgttttgtctcaagatgcagaCCAGTAATGTTTATGTTTAGGACTGAATGTTAAACATATGACATGGAATGCGTGCATGGTTATAGACCACATATAACCCTGAAAAAGTGTCTGCCATGTTCTCTTACATCTGTTTTCAGCAGTAGCACTTTCACAATTCAGGGTGTTCTTACTTCCCTAGTGACAGCTGACACGAAATCACTGCCAGAGGAGAATAAAAGAAGAGGCCTGAGATTGACTGACCTGTAATGGTGAGGATGACTGCTCCAATAATCATGACGAAGGTCTGAAGAGTGTCGGTGTAGATTACGGCAGCCAAGCCACCTGGAGAAACAGAGGACTAAGCGGCTATTGCTCAATTCTCTCATGATGGTTTAATATGATACGAGTCAACGGGGTCAAGTCTGAATCAGCACTTGTAGCAGAGCTGCGGATTAAAGTAATTATGCAGTTATGCTAGAATCAGTCACGTACACCATAATTACTGCTGCAGAAATGAACTGTCACTGAACTACTAAGCTTCACTGAGAAAGTTTAAATTagtaatcatttaaaataagcttttatcCAAACAATTGACAGCCTTACTCAAACCTGTGGTTAAGTACCTCGCTCGAGGACTCTtctatttaattatttgcactGTCAACAACTCAAACCAGCATCAGTTTGAACCATTATGCACTCATCAAGTTTTACAGCATTGCCATGCAAAAGGAAACCTCTTAAAGAGTGCCTTTGATTATTGCGTCAGTTTGCTTGGCTGTAAATCTGCGCGACATCAAAATACGGCGTGACATCAAACGCTGTCACGCTACACTGCTGCTTATTGGAGAAAAGAGCTTGTTAATGGATATGCTAATTATGACAACTGCTCACTACTGAAACATGCAGGGCTACCACTTTATACAAGAAGCATCATTAACTATGAGCATATATTAATTTAGGTTGATGTGAAGTCATTGTTCATTTGATTAATGTATTATGAAAAAAGTCCTAAGTGGTGACAAATCGAtgaatcacatccaaaataaaagtttgtgtttatgtaATACATGTGTACTCTGCATAATTATTATgtgtattttaataatataatttatatttgaatataaaataactttgtattaattatatatatattatatgtttataaaaaaataaataaatatatatatatatatatatatatatatatatatatatatatatatatatatatatatatatatatatatatatatatatatatacaggtccttctcaaaaaatttgcatattgtgataaagttcataattttccataatgtaatgataaaaattaaacttgcatatattttagattcattgcacaccaactgaaatatttcaggtattttattgttttaatactgatgattttggctaaaaaaattagcatatcatgaaaaggttctctaaatgagctattaacctaatcatctgaatcaactaattaactctaaacacctgcaaaagattcctgaggcttttaaaaactcccaggctggttcattactcaaaaccgcaatcatgggtaagactgccgacctgactgctgtccagaaggccatcattgacaccctcaagcgagagggtaagacacagaaagaaatttctgaacaaataggctgttcccagagtgctgtatcaaggcacctcagtgggaagtctgtgggaaggaaaaagtgtggcaaaaaacgctgcacaacgagatgaggtgaccggaccctgaggaagattgtggagaaggaccgattccagaccttgggggacctgcggaagcagtggactgagtctggagtagaaacatccagagccaccgtgcacaggcgtgtgcaggaaatgggctacaggtgccgcattccccaggtcaagccactttgggctacagagaagcagcactggactgttgct
It includes:
- the fam83gb gene encoding protein FAM83G isoform X1; translation: MALSQVQCLDNNHVNWRLNESKPEFFYSEEQRLALEALATKGRDAFDAYVKEHELRPFLSEPELELLRRKIEDYKPGSEHQKTDGTTEGEDIAVSLKYWPDRSDISIPNLDLGWPESASYRGVTRVNVYTQPPLDGQTHIKEVVRKAIAQAQKMIAVVMDAFTDVDIFKDLIEAGFKKKVAIYIILDNAAVQDFLLMCERAKMHRGHLNHLRVRCIGGCEFYTRSAQKVRGSLSQKFMFVDGDRAVSGSYSFTWTASRLDRNIITVLTGQAVETFDKEFRELYLYSLGVNLSKIPLGDLPEPDPAPIAVPPPVSAAVARKLINPKYALVNVDTASKSSSDKASAKKNNPLVQIPKPQQELQQHPGLVGLPKADLILYLPIWPEPDPSSDVIGYINIRDTNKPTQVHLMRSQMFETSQAIRFKDPFTGPPEKPLPDKATPRLTAAQLSKANAVDAHVQSSAQLQPETDALQETLANTADSPSSPIQQQDPKPNLTPQEQKPNHEPAEVQQTSDLPVPKPRTLQLVVNMAEGSGDAEITLVRREENQPKDAHMDAQANDADSTAVICAHSLKDKDENSTMSDEYFECSDSDGSDKLPNGRITGSGRVGEHSPNALNVMARFSQSMLDLRSDDVELDFQSTAERNLLNMQRRNKTKLYQMVSRSPVRDAYGRAKVVIAKPGVFHRPPKSSGHVIGGHRYWQGKMHGHELPLSGSGQQNLKRSGRSPRRQNPTYMIEGLRTNQSPAQRLMHSQSLSPAHRASQTKSPSPRRRVETRTPLGISLSKLASFKTLRGKVPVNTSGFALGDKLLTHSHNAN
- the fam83gb gene encoding protein FAM83G isoform X2; its protein translation is MALSQVQCLDNNHVNWRLNESKPEFFYSEEQRLALEALATKGRDAFDAYVKEHELRPFLSEPELELLRRKIEDYKPGSEHQKTDGTTEGEDIAVSLKYWPDRSDISIPNLDLGWPESASYRGVTRVNVYTQPPLDGQTHIKEVVRKAIAQAQKMIAVVMDAFTDVDIFKDLIEAGFKKKVAIYIILDNAAVQDFLLMCERAKMHRGHLNHLRVRCIGGCEFYTRSAQKVRGSLSQKFMFVDGDRAVSGSYSFTWTASRLDRNIITVLTGQAVETFDKEFRELYLYSLGVNLSKIPLGDLPEPDPAPIAVPPPVSAAVARKLINPKYALVNVDTASKSSSDKASAKKNNPLVQIPKPQQELQQHPGLVGLPKADLILYLPIWPEPDPSSDVIGYINIRDTNKPTQVHLMRSQMFETSQAIRFKDPFTGPPEKPLPDKATPRLTAAQLSKANAVDAHVQSSAQLQPETDALQETLANTADSPSSPIQQQDPKPNLTPQEQKPNHEPAEVQQTSDLPVPKPRTLQLVVNMAEGSGDAEITLVRREENQPKDAHMDAQANDADSTAVICAHSLKDKDENSTMSDEYFECSDSDGSDKLPNGRITGSGRVGEHSPNALNVMARFSQSMLDLRSDDVELDFQSTAERNLLNMQRRNKTKH